The following proteins are co-located in the Microbacterium sp. Clip185 genome:
- a CDS encoding AI-2E family transporter, whose amino-acid sequence MTEPDEKPRGSFFDALRQRTVSSDTTHSVPRGVRIAAAYSWRFLLIAAALGVAIWIIIQLKLLVIPLLIAILIAALVWPAFTWMLRHRWPRWLAIVASVLGTIAIVSGLFWLAIWQITREWGSVRDRTVGAIEDLRTYLIDGPLHLTADQIDGMLRQGLGMLEQQASLLWSGALAIGSTVGHVATGLLLTIFILLCVLADGGGIWKWVIRLFPKAARPAVDGAGKSGWLTVVTYARTQLLVATIDAIGIGLGAFLLGVPLAIPVGVLVFLGAFIPFVGAVVTGALAVFLALVYNGPWIALWMLVVVLGVQQIEGHILQPILMGTAVKVHPLAVVLVVAGGAMIAGIPGALFAVPLAAFVNVFALYLSRRAWETGRPPEPGELIWSTVPRERRRTTR is encoded by the coding sequence ATGACCGAGCCCGACGAGAAGCCTCGCGGATCGTTCTTCGACGCCCTGCGTCAGCGCACCGTCAGCTCCGACACCACGCACAGCGTGCCGCGCGGCGTCCGCATCGCCGCCGCATACTCGTGGCGTTTCCTGCTGATCGCCGCGGCCCTGGGCGTGGCGATCTGGATCATCATCCAGCTCAAGCTGCTGGTCATTCCACTGCTCATCGCGATCCTCATCGCCGCCCTCGTGTGGCCCGCGTTCACGTGGATGCTGCGCCACCGGTGGCCGCGCTGGCTCGCCATTGTGGCCTCCGTGCTCGGCACCATCGCCATCGTCTCGGGCCTGTTCTGGCTCGCGATCTGGCAGATCACCCGGGAGTGGGGATCGGTGCGCGACCGCACCGTCGGCGCGATCGAAGACCTCCGCACCTACCTCATCGACGGCCCGCTGCACCTCACCGCCGACCAGATCGACGGGATGCTGCGCCAGGGTCTCGGCATGCTGGAACAGCAGGCCTCGCTCCTCTGGTCGGGCGCGCTCGCGATCGGCTCCACCGTCGGCCACGTCGCCACCGGCCTGCTGCTGACCATCTTCATCCTGCTCTGCGTGCTCGCCGACGGCGGCGGCATCTGGAAGTGGGTCATCCGCCTGTTCCCCAAGGCCGCCCGCCCCGCCGTCGACGGCGCCGGCAAGTCCGGCTGGCTGACGGTCGTCACATACGCCCGCACCCAGCTGCTCGTGGCCACGATCGACGCGATCGGCATCGGCCTCGGCGCGTTCCTGCTGGGCGTGCCCCTCGCGATCCCGGTCGGCGTGCTCGTCTTCCTCGGCGCGTTCATCCCGTTCGTCGGAGCCGTCGTCACCGGCGCCCTCGCGGTCTTCCTCGCCCTCGTCTACAACGGGCCCTGGATCGCGCTGTGGATGCTGGTCGTCGTGCTCGGCGTGCAGCAGATCGAAGGCCACATCCTGCAGCCCATCCTCATGGGCACCGCCGTCAAGGTGCACCCGCTCGCGGTGGTGCTCGTGGTCGCCGGCGGCGCCATGATCGCCGGCATCCCGGGCGCCCTGTTCGCCGTACCGCTGGCCGCCTTCGTCAACGTCTTCGCCCTCTACCTCTCCCGCCGCGCGTGGGAGACCGGTAGGCCACCCGAACCGGGCGAACTCATCTGGAGCACTGTGCCCCGCGAACGAAGGAGAACCACGCGGTGA